The sequence ATCAAAGATGGCAAACAATAAAGAAGGACGCAAAAAAGTCGGGGCATTGTGGAAAAGACAAAAAGGTTCCTGCTCTATATGTGGGGAAAGAATTACAAGTGTTACCAATTGGAGGCTTCATCACTTGGAAAGTCAGTTGGAGGGTGGCTCTGGAAATATATCCAATCTCACACTCTTACATCCGGACTGCCAGGAGCGAGGCTTTAATAACGGTTTTAAGTATCTGTTTCCGGTTGGGGTCAGCAAAACTCCGGCTTAGTATTGGCTTGAGCTGTGTGAGCGGGAAACTCTCATGCACAGTTCTGAGGGGAGGGTGTCACAGCAATGTGATATCCTTACCCGACTGCCATCATCTCTAATGACTACGCAAGACTCGCTTCCGGTGGTTGACTAGACCTTGTCGGACAGGATTTGTTACCTGTCGGGTAATTTCGAGGTGTTTCATTGATAAATCCCCACCCCACGGACTTTGCACCGCGCAATCGAGAATTGTCCTAACGGGGTCACAGAAACACGGCTTCTTATAGAAGTCGGGTTTTTGTTTTGTTAGAGCTTGTTTATAAAGCATCACCTCATCTTAATCTTAATTCACAACCGCAAACAGGAAACTTACGAGGAAGGCCACAACAGCTGCACAAATCCGGGAAAAAATGCATAAACTGGCTACTATTAATATTATCTCGTCTTCCTACCCCTGTAACAATTGATGCGATTGAACTGTTATTACTCACCAGCTGATAATTTTTTATAAGCAACTCACCGTATTGAACAATGCTGGAGCTGCCCACTTCAGGCACCAAATAAGCATTTAAATCTTCCTTAATCTTTTTTATATCACCGGAACTAATACTATTTATGGCCCTATTGACATTATCCCTTAAGGTAACATTGGAATTATACTGTCCCAATGCCAACATTTGGCGCATTGCTTCTTTCGATACGAGCGTATTAGGATTCTCCCTTAAATATTCTGTGATTCTTTCTCCGTATCCATTTGGTATTCCTAAAGCCTTTGATTGAACCGCATCTTTTATAACCCCTTCTAATTGGGCATATTGTTCATGACATTTCCTAATCCTTTCTTGCTCAAGCCTAGTTTCGCGTTCAATACGTACCTGCTCGTCATGTTCATTTTTCCTCTGGGTAATTAAATCAGTCTTACGCCTCTCCAGTGCTACCTTTTCATCAATAACCCAATCACTATTACTCTTACCTTCCAGAATATTTTCCACTATGGGAGAGCCTATATTACAGTTAGCCGAAGCCTTAGTTACCGACAATTTGGCTTTAGTTCTTGCCATTAGCCCAACGGTAGCCTTCACAAAACAATCTTTGAATTTCACATCCAAAAGGGCTGAGGTAATTTTCTTCAAAAGCTTTTGCTGTTTAAGGTAATACGGCTCAAATAATTTATCCAATCCCATTTCAAGACCACAGGAAAAAATCAAATCAAGAATCTGATTTGCTTTGGGTGTAAGTTTCTTTGATTTGGTAATCGCCGCATTCCTGACTAACGTTATATCGGCAAGGATATCCCTGCTTTCCTGTAAATTCCAGTTGTTCTTTTCAGAAAAATAAGCATCGTAACCAGCGTCGGGGTTAACTGGCTCAATATACTTGTCATAATGATCATCAATTATTGTTGCCGGCGTTTTAGTACCTTTCGGAAAATCCGGCTTTTCGATGGAAGGATCTATTTCCAGGCCAGATGCTTCATCAAATAGCTTTAAGCTAGCCAAGTGCTGCTCAGCGGGGACTGGAATCAAAGGATCTGTGAAAAAAACTTTATCAGGCGGAGGAAATAGATCAAAGGAAGATACATTCAGAACGTCCTCTAAATTATAAGTATCTAAACGTTGTGCAATACTTCGTAAATAAGGATTTAGTATAACAGTATCATAAGAATCTGAATTTTGTAAAGTCGCTTCCTTTTGAATTCTGATGGCTTCTTTATTATTAGCATCCTGAATATCCCCAATGTATTTATCAATCGCTTCAACAGTTACCGCCTCCGCAGCATAAGTATAGATTTTATTATGCACTTTAATGATTTCCACCGTCAATGTAGTCAACTTCAAATGAGCGTTTGAAACTGAAGCGGCAAAACCAACTGTAAAAAACGATACGTTCATAAGGATAGCCAGACAAGCAAAAGAATATGTATAATATTTTTTTACCTTTTTCTGCACGTCATCACTTTTTGATAAGGAAACTAACATAATAATACCTATTCCTATGAACAAATAAATCAGTGCCTTATAAGCAATTACAATGTCCAACTTCGGCATTGCCCGAAGCAAGTATAGCTTTTCCTGAATACTACCAAGCGAAATTGTTAGTGGATCGTATATCATTTGTGAATCTATCCAAACTCTCAATATCCAAAAAATGAACGCGAATACTATAAAAGGCTTTAGAAAAGTAGTTATTGCCGTTAATACCTTTAAAATTTTTTTAACCGGTTTATTATCAATCTCCGGCCATTGCTTTTTACGGTACTTCAGTAGGAATTTAAAGGTCAGTAAGTGTAATTTTTTCTCACTGAAAAACGAATAAAAAAACTTCTTAAAGAATTCTTTGAAAGGCTCTTGTTTCTCAATACCATTATTTAATATATCAGCCTGTACCCTTGCCAATATATATACTTTCATTACACTCAGCACGTAAAAAAATAACAAGCCCACTAATAACCAGTAACCATTCTTCAGCATCAGGTTAGAAAGATCAGGAATGTCAATATACATATAAAGCAGTTTATGGTTATTAAATTAAGCTTTTTCCAAACCTACAATCATGTATTAATACCCTGTTTTAAAAGTATAGCTTTAGTTTATACTATTTTTTGATAATTTCAATTCTTCATAGATACATTAAACGTGGAGTTTAATTCTACAACAATGGCTATTCCCTCTTTGGTTAATGCAATGTCATAAACTCCGATGTCGAAATTATATATAGAGAGCCCAATTCTTTCTTGCTGATATGTGCCGATTTTTTCAAACAACATTTTCTTAATGCTCTCTATGCTATTGGTTAAATCTCTAGTAGTTTGTTTTTTAATTTCGTTAATAATTAAAGGTTTGAAAATTGTGGATATTACAGAATAGAATTTGTTGTCAACGTTCATGCTAAAATCAAGATCTTCAAGTTCAAATTTCCTACCTCCTGTCATCACTGGTTTTCCTGTTAAATATACCCAACCTGACACTGGCAAAACGTTACCGGGTAGATAAGCCTTGATATTTACACCAACGACGACCTCGTCACCATTTGGATAAATATCCATTTTACGCAGTTTTATCTTTGCCTTTTTATTTAGAATTAAATTAGGACTCAGTACAATATTGTTTTCCTTAAAATACTTATTTGCAGAGCTCTTAATGTCGTCATATTTAATAACTAATGGGACGAATACTTTAATCTCACTTGGTGCTTCTATTTGTTCTTCTAATATTGGGATTATCTTTGTAGTATTGACAATTTCATCATTCAAACTAATATTAGCTTTTATGCCAACATATAAAGCTAATGTGTCTTTATAAACCTTTAGTGTAGACAGTGCTGCTGATGTAGGGTTTATATTTAAATGGTAATGTTTTCCGTTAGCCAGTGCAGGTAATTTAAAGCCATAGTATTTCCATCTTTCTTTAATGACATCACGGACACTTTCGCATTTAATTTCCTTACTGATAGTTTCGTTTACATTTTCCTCGACCTTTTTGAGAATTTTATTTGTAACACTAGTAATTGAGATATAAATATTGTCCATTATTTCAACCTGAGGATTGCTTAGCCAATTATGAGTAACTACCGCTTCAATTTTGGGGCACCAATCTGGAGTCATAGAGATATGTGTGTCAACAAGAAACTCTATCACTCCATCAAAATTCTTTTTATTTAGAGTTAAATTGGCTGGGAGTGCTCCTTGAAATCCTACTGTACCCTTAAATGAAATGGGAGCAACTACTCTTAAAGTATTATCATCTACATAAGAAAGTTTTATCCTTTCCTTTAAATCTAATACGTAGTCATATCGATATCCCACAGCAACTGAAGGTCCTTTAGTTTCAATCCATTCGTTCGGATGATATAAAGGGTTGTTTGTCGATATCCACTCATTAGGATGATACAATGGATCTTTAGTTTCAAGCCATTTGTTTGGATGGTACAAAGGATTTTTAGTTTTGAATCCCCATTTTTTGATCCATTTTTTAGAATTATATAAAGGGTCTTTTGTCTTCAACCATTTATTTGGATTATATAAAAGATCTTTTGTTACTATGGCCTCATTTGGGTTGTAAAGAGGGTCCTTAGTTTTTATCCAGGATTTATACTCGTAGGTGCCTTCATCAGTATTACTATAACTATTTTTGAAAGCATCATTGATATGGTTTTCTAAAGTTGACAAATCAATTTTTAAAGCAAGGACAAAACGACTTTCAAAAGTGGGAATTTCAACCTCCTGATGTAAGCGATCAGGCTTTTTTGTTATTTCTTTGTAACTTTTACAACCTGTTGATACTGTAAAAATTAATGGCAGAAAGAGCCATATAGTTAAGTTCATTCTCATGGCTTTTTTGGGCTGGTTATAAATTTATTAAGTATTGTTACATTTAATAATACAATTATTCTAATATAGGGGAATATTCAATAAACATTTTAGGTTGATATTTAAAAAGCTTACATGCAACGTTGACCTTGAGGGTAAACTAGTATTTGAATCGTAAGTATTCGGACCTCGGCATTCCAGAATAATGTTTTACAGCCCTTATCTTTGCTGCTGTAATCATGGTATTGGCTATAAATGAAGTTCTTTGTAATTCGGGGCTAATCTGCTAATTGATGTAATCATGTATTTTTCTTCTTCCAATATGGAGGCAACAGATTAATAAGTTCATGAGCTGGGCAATCATGAAGGCGGTCATAGATATCTTTAAGATAAATATAAGGATCGATGTCGTTAAGTTTACAAGACTCGATCAGGGAGTAAAAAAGTGCTACTCTCTCTGCTCCATGTTCATTTCCGGCAAACAGGCTATTATTGCGGAAGGTAGTAACGGGTCTGATGGCCCTCTCGACGCCATTGTTGTCGGCATCGACGTATCCAAGGGTCGTAAATGCTTTTAGTTTGTGCCATTGCCCCAGGGCATAATTAACTGCTTTAATTATTGGTGTACCTGGCAGATGATCTATCTGCTGTTGTTCCAGCAACCAGATATGTATTTTATCGAGAAAAGGAACGCTATATTTCTGACGCAATGCCAATCGCTGGTCATCGGTCATCTTTTTTCTTTCGGCAAAGGCTTCTATCCTGTAAATGATGTTGAACAATGTCAATGCTTCTGCCGCTAGCTTTTTATCATATTTCTCTGCTTTCTTAAAACCGCGGCGGATATGGGACAGGCATGTCATTAGGTCCACCTCCTCATTATCTTTAAAAGCTGCTACATAGCTACCCAGGCCATCCGCCTGAAGCGTGCCCTTAAAATCTTTTAATATCTGCTGTGGAACCTTATGTCCGCGGGATGGGTTAAATTCAAACAATACTAATTTTTGTTCTTCAGATAAAAATACCCATAGCCAACCCCTGGATGGTTTGCCTTCTCCAATATCATTGAGGTAATCTAATCTTGTCTCATCGACCTTCAGATACCGGGCCTGCACAATTACTTTTTTCATACATCTCAACAGCCTTAGCAGTTTCTTAAAGGCCACCTCTTCCCAACCATTTACCGTTGATGCTGCGAAGCTGATGCCAGTAGTGCTTTTTATATACCGTAACTGACGTGTATATGGATCCCCATATCCAAACCGGCGGCTGTGTAAGTGTGCCAGCAGGCTGTTTCCTACTGTTCCTTTTTCTACCAGACGAGGGGCTACTGGTTGGCAGACAAACTTTTTATCTTCTGTACGATATTGAAGCCGCTCCTGTTGTACTTTAATAATTTTACCCGGCTTGTATTCGTAATAGGTCGTCACTTTTTTGCCCATAGGGATCAGGCCTGTCTTGTCTCCTTCGACGTCAATTGTTTCTGTCACTACTTCTATACAAGATGGTTGTACTCTTCTACCTTTATGAGCGAGATGTTTTTTCTTTTTGCGGTTGCCTTTCCGGATCTGGTCATCCACTTGTTGAATATCGCCTTTTGTGGAGGCTACTCTTATAATCTCTTCCAGTTCGGTCAGATCAAAATCAGGTCCTAAGGTTTGTTGTATGGCCGCATCTACTTTTTCACGTTCAGGTATAAATTTCTCACTCTTTTTACCCTGTAGCATTTCACATAACTCCTGTAACTGCCAGCTCTTCTTTTCTCCCTGAGCAACCTGCTCTTTTAAGAGCGCATTTTCACTTTCCAATGCTTCGATCCTGCTTTGCAATTCAATGACCTGATGTTCTCTATCAAGCATAATCTCATGTGCCTGATTCAGATAACGGTTTAATTTATCACATGCTCCATTCTTTGCTTCCAGCTGGTTATTCAGGTCATATATAATCTTACCAAACGTTATTCTCTCTCTGGTCAGAGATTCCAACAACTCCCCATTGGTCTCCGTTAGCGTGGAGATTTGTTTTAATGCATCTGTTATAGAAGTGAGTAATTCAGGGCGCACTGCTTTGTGTCATGGTATTGGCTATATTAACGCAAAAACAGCATTATTAGTTTGGCTGATCTGTTGATTTTCCTGACTTTCTTTCGTAACGCTTTCTGTACTTAATCTCGATTCCTTCCAGGATGAGCATCACATCTTTGCGTTCAATCATCATCGCCTGGCAACCAGGATCATAAACAGGTTTGCCAAAGGTGCCTCTGGCTAGTCTTTTGTAATAAAGCGCCTGACCATCTCCATCAAATTGCAACATTTTCACCTGGGTGAGACGCCCGTTAAAAAACAAATAGATGATGCCCTTAGCTAATGGATCAAGTGCCATTTGATTACGTACGATGCCTGACAAACCATTTATTCCCATCCGCATATCCGCTGCAGATGTATAGATATAAAAATTATAACCAGCTAATGACAACATTGACTAATGATTTAGCAAGGTGAGTAAATATTCTGCCGGCACAGGTTGATAAATTGCAATACCGCGCACTTCAGCAAATAAGTTTGAATTAACAGGCTCATTTGATGATGCTACAATTTTTACGGGAAGTATTGCTGGTGGTGAGGATGGAACCGGTGAAGTATTGTTTGTTTTCTTTAACCAGTAATAAAAACTGCCTTCACTTATTTGATGAGCCCTGCAGTATTCGCTAATAATCATGCCGGAATCAGGCTGCTGACGAACATGGAATGCCATGTCTACTTTTAAGGGAGAACCAGGGAGAGATCTCTGAATTTGCTTCTTTCGCATCGTTTAAATTTTGATGCAATGATCGCAATATTTAATTTCTATTCGGGAACGCCGAGAACCGAATACTTACTTTGAATCCGTCAGCCTTGAACAGTTGCTGATTTCTATTAAAAGGCCACCGTTTATTCTGTTGAGTGTCAAGAACTGAATCGGGAATCAGTCATATAGAAGCTAATAATGTATTCATACTCAACTCACAAAAGTTCGATTCCTTAATTGGTCTTCTAAAATTGTTTGCCAATAAAGAATTTTGTGATGCAGCGGAGGGGACGCACTCTTAAATATCTAAGGTCTTAGTTCAATAAAAATACTCCGGTGTTTATTTAATCCTGAATACAAGGCTTTTTCTTAGTGTATCGCCACTTGCTTTCAACGTAGCAACTCTCAATTCAAAACGCCCGGATATTCTGAAAGGATTCGCTACAAGAATAGTTGCTTTATCCTGCTCTGTATAAACAATTTCAGGAGCGATGAGAGAAAGGGATGTATCCCTTGAAATAACTTCACTCAACACCATGGTATGGTCAGTAACAACACCCTGATCTCTTAACAAGCTGGCGGTTATAGTAAAGCTTTCGGTTGTATCTCCTTCATACTTGTCACTTTCCAGCAGAAGATATTCAGCATATGCTCTGGAGAATGTAACACTTGTATCAATGCTATAGTATTTAGCCACTGTTGCTTTTACTCTTACTTTTCCAACAGCAGTGCTTCTGATCCTGGCGGATGCTAATCCATCGCTATTGGCCGACACAACAATGATACTGTCATCATTTTCCCAATTTGCATCCTTAGAGCTAAATGTCACCTCCCTTCCTATTGTATCTGCCAATCGGGCAATTCTGACAGTAACCTCCGCATAGGATACATTATCCGCTGGGACAATTTGAGTATCAACTGCTTCGAATGAAAGTATATCATTAAGTGCAATTCCTTCTTTGTCGTTTAATTGATACTCATCGTCCTGTTTCTTACAGGAATAAAGGAATCCTGACAATAATAAGATAATATATAATTCAATGCGCATTTGGGGTGCTATTTGAAGATCAATGTAAACTTGTCTTTATCAAAAAAACCAAGGCTATCCTCCACATCTAACCTGAGCATACAACTATCCATGTCATCGGGTTCAGGAGTAACAATGATGGTTACTTCCTTTACCCGCTCCTTTGTTCCTACAGTCAGAACCTCTTCCCAAGTTATTCTTCTCTCATGGTTACCATCTTCATTTACGAAAAAGAATTTCCTGTCCGGATGTAGGTTCAGCATATATTTAACAGGATTCCCATCTACATTTTTAAATGTCTGTAGCCAGGAGATTTTCACTGCTGTTTCTCCATTACCACGAGGTATTATACGGGGATTTGTATGAAGGTTTACTACTGTAATGTTATCCATTTCAATATATTTTAAGGAGTAAATATTTTTGCTACCTGGCCGTTGCCGAAACTTCCTAAGAATTTACTCAGGTTAAAGTCGATGGAAAGTGAAACAAACGGGGAACCTGTGAACGTCATCTTATTCTTATTCTCGAGGGGATTGGATGGGTATTTATAATATAAATAAGCACCGGTATTTACCTTAAACCAAGGCAACAACCTAACACCCATGCCGGTTACCAGCGCCTTGCTATTATCTATCAGTCCCCTTCTAACACCGGCCTGATCGATATTTTGTAAGCTGATACCTAACAATAGAGACAGTCTTGATCCTACTATATCTTTAAAAGTACGTCTGTAGTTTTTTAAAGGTAAAGAGGTGTCTATTGCTCTGAAGTAAATATTCATACCAGCGTACAAATTTCCTCTGTCTATCTGGCCAACATAAGCATAACCAAGATCAAGAGTTACATGCAATTTAAGATGATCTTCTGTAGACATAGGGTAGGTAGACCCAGTTTGTCCATGAGCAAAGATTGCCGCTTCTATCTGTACACCAACCTTCTCTATGGTCTCATTCTTTTTCTTCTCAAATTCGAATAACTCACTATTGATTCTTTCAATAGCTTCCTGTTCTATTGCTTTAACTCCTGCAAAATCTATACGAACGGGTGATTTTTCATTTTTAAACGTGCTTTCTAATTCTGAATTAATCAGATTCTCTACCTTCTTTCCCTCATCGCCTTCTTTTTCGAAAGTAGCCCAGTTGACATCTTGAAGTTTTTTGAAGAAGGTTTCATTGTCGGTGAATATATTGTTCTCTTCGTTTTTAAACTTCTTACTTAATTCCTTGTATGTGTCAACGAGCTTATTTCCATCAACAATAACCTTACTCGCGATAGCATTCTCACTAGTCAATTCTTTGATAGCTTTAGGATTCTTCTCCTTTTTTAACTTTGCCTTAGATTGCTTTAAGGACTTTCTAAGGACGTCTATTTCTTTGTTAAGATCTATCGCTAATCTGTTATAAATATTCCCTTTAGCGGTATTAATGTCATCTGATATATTACTAAAAGTTGTCGAGATATCAGCTAAACCTATAAACTGCTCCTGATAGGAAGTATCAGCCACTTCATAATTTGGATTAATAACCTTTGCTTCTTTATTAGCAATATCAGTAATCATTTTTGAGTGCTTCAAAATATCATTACTCATGCCATCAGGATCCTTAATCCTGCTATCTGCTTCGGCATCAATGATTTTCTGAAAATCCTTATTCGCCATAACTGCTTGTACTACCTTTTCTTTTTCCTCTCTGGGAATATCAATTCGACCGGTCTCTCCTTCTACTTTTATAAAATACTTTGAATTAGGTTCCAAAAATGCACCTATTACCACAACTGCGGTATTGCCCATAAAGTCTTTTCCTCTCACGAGCTTCCCACTACTAAAGCGAGGTTGGTTAGATGCAGATAACAGATCATTGAGTTGTAATTCTGACTTACCTATTCTCTTATAATCAACTTTCTTCAATTCCTGAATTGTCACTTCAAAGGAAGCAACTTCCGCATCCAGGTTTTTAACTTTAATATCAAAAGGTTGATCAAATGGAAGAATACCATTAAATTCCTGTGTCTTGAAATCGTATTCTATTACTTTCCTGTTTTGCCCAACTGCATGGGGATTCAATAAAAAAGAGAAAATATATAGGTGGATTAAAGTATATAAAAATCTCATTGTCATTGGGGTATTTATAAGAGGATAATAGTTGTCGCCAAAGCTATCAATTATAATCCACCTTTAAAATACCAACTAGTTTGTATTTTAAAGGGAGTATGAACATTCTTCTGTGTTGGATAATGGCGGTATATGCGCCTGCTTCTCTTTAAAGAGAAGCAAGTAACTATTATGTAATTACGAACTATAGCTCTTAGGATAGAAGCGAATATATTTTCCCTATTACGATTAGAGAGAGATGCCACCCCAATCCAGTATAG is a genomic window of Chitinophaga sp. LS1 containing:
- the tnpC gene encoding IS66 family transposase; amino-acid sequence: MRPELLTSITDALKQISTLTETNGELLESLTRERITFGKIIYDLNNQLEAKNGACDKLNRYLNQAHEIMLDREHQVIELQSRIEALESENALLKEQVAQGEKKSWQLQELCEMLQGKKSEKFIPEREKVDAAIQQTLGPDFDLTELEEIIRVASTKGDIQQVDDQIRKGNRKKKKHLAHKGRRVQPSCIEVVTETIDVEGDKTGLIPMGKKVTTYYEYKPGKIIKVQQERLQYRTEDKKFVCQPVAPRLVEKGTVGNSLLAHLHSRRFGYGDPYTRQLRYIKSTTGISFAASTVNGWEEVAFKKLLRLLRCMKKVIVQARYLKVDETRLDYLNDIGEGKPSRGWLWVFLSEEQKLVLFEFNPSRGHKVPQQILKDFKGTLQADGLGSYVAAFKDNEEVDLMTCLSHIRRGFKKAEKYDKKLAAEALTLFNIIYRIEAFAERKKMTDDQRLALRQKYSVPFLDKIHIWLLEQQQIDHLPGTPIIKAVNYALGQWHKLKAFTTLGYVDADNNGVERAIRPVTTFRNNSLFAGNEHGAERVALFYSLIESCKLNDIDPYIYLKDIYDRLHDCPAHELINLLPPYWKKKNT
- the tnpB gene encoding IS66 family insertion sequence element accessory protein TnpB (TnpB, as the term is used for proteins encoded by IS66 family insertion elements, is considered an accessory protein, since TnpC, encoded by a neighboring gene, is a DDE family transposase.) is translated as MLSLAGYNFYIYTSAADMRMGINGLSGIVRNQMALDPLAKGIIYLFFNGRLTQVKMLQFDGDGQALYYKRLARGTFGKPVYDPGCQAMMIERKDVMLILEGIEIKYRKRYERKSGKSTDQPN
- a CDS encoding DUF4403 family protein → MNLTIWLFLPLIFTVSTGCKSYKEITKKPDRLHQEVEIPTFESRFVLALKIDLSTLENHINDAFKNSYSNTDEGTYEYKSWIKTKDPLYNPNEAIVTKDLLYNPNKWLKTKDPLYNSKKWIKKWGFKTKNPLYHPNKWLETKDPLYHPNEWISTNNPLYHPNEWIETKGPSVAVGYRYDYVLDLKERIKLSYVDDNTLRVVAPISFKGTVGFQGALPANLTLNKKNFDGVIEFLVDTHISMTPDWCPKIEAVVTHNWLSNPQVEIMDNIYISITSVTNKILKKVEENVNETISKEIKCESVRDVIKERWKYYGFKLPALANGKHYHLNINPTSAALSTLKVYKDTLALYVGIKANISLNDEIVNTTKIIPILEEQIEAPSEIKVFVPLVIKYDDIKSSANKYFKENNIVLSPNLILNKKAKIKLRKMDIYPNGDEVVVGVNIKAYLPGNVLPVSGWVYLTGKPVMTGGRKFELEDLDFSMNVDNKFYSVISTIFKPLIINEIKKQTTRDLTNSIESIKKMLFEKIGTYQQERIGLSIYNFDIGVYDIALTKEGIAIVVELNSTFNVSMKN
- the tnpA gene encoding IS66 family insertion sequence element accessory protein TnpA: MRKKQIQRSLPGSPLKVDMAFHVRQQPDSGMIISEYCRAHQISEGSFYYWLKKTNNTSPVPSSPPAILPVKIVASSNEPVNSNLFAEVRGIAIYQPVPAEYLLTLLNH